The stretch of DNA gacagttttgtgtggaATTTCCCTATAGCAACACTGAGCTGAGCAAGAGGCTGACTAGACTACTGAAATGATACTGAAAAGCAAATCCAAATGCTCTCAAAACTCATTCATTCACAGACATTTATTCACAGCTGAAATGCTGAAATCTGCATTTCAGTTTTTTCAGTCTTTCAGTCTTGAaggggaatttttttttttcttttgcatgCAAAATAAGCGGAGTGCAATTCAACTTTGCACAGTTCATTGTTCATCAACCATGTCTTGAATATTTAGGTCCATTAAAATGGCTGTACCTGTCTGAGCAGCGTTTGTACTTTCGACCAGACACTCCACAGTGGCCTTCTGCCACCCCTTTCAAGTTGTAATGGAAGCACTCGGGAGGTGCCTGAGCACCTGCAATACAACACATCAAAAACACATTTGGAGACTAAGGATAATacactttttttaaaacaatttttCCTAAATGTCATATTTTCAACTTGTCCTTCCCAACATTTCCACATCACGATTCTTTGTACTTTGTTCTAATACAGATTAGGCACCTGGCGAGCCAGCCAGTAAGAGACTGTGAATGACAGTTGGAAAACGTAACGCTACCTGGGCCCCACAGTCTCTTGCACTGTCCTTCTGCACTCGGGCACATGCCATTGTAGCAGTAGCCTCTGCCATAGTTACATTCCACTCCGTTCATCTTGAAGGAGTCTTCGGGACAGGCTCCAGAACTCCCGGTACAGTATTCAGCTAGGTCACAGTCATGGGCTGCTGCCCTGCACACGCTCCCTGGTTGCTTgatctaaacaaacaaacacataaacaaacaaacacacaaacaaacacacaaacacacagaagaaaaaaacagaaaagaaaaacagaagatTAGTTAAATAACACATTTAAGGTATTGGTGCCATCATTTTGTCCTGTTTCCTCAGGATTCATAAAAGGCATTGTTTTCTTTTGCCATGAGGGtctctgttattgttccagaaCAGGAGAGTTGAGGGCGCTCTCAACCCTTCTGTTTCCTGTTGTTATGAGAGATCGGATCCAAGGGGTCTCCGGTCGTCCATTATGCAGTTTCACAGCAGGCACTGGactaataacagaaaggctataCTCCAAAGCATACACAAGCGAAAGTGACTACCAGAGCACTTTCTAAAGCTGAGCTCTAAGATCAACTTAAAGATCTACTGTAAACTTCATTACAAAACACTAGTTTGCAAAACAAGGAACAGGAACAGATCTGGCAACTGAACTACAGTTCATGTAAGGACATCACAAACCAGATCAAAACAGAAGTATTTCGCAACGCtagagaaaacaaaaaataacgaACATACAGAGATGCAGAGCAAAGATTCTGGAGCACTCCTGCTCTGCTGTAGGATCTTTGATGCAAAGataatgagatgagatgagaagatGAGACAGATATGCTGGTACCTGGCACTGCTCACAGCACTCTCCGTCCGCGCACACTGATCCTGCGGTGAGACGACACGTGGACGCATCACAGCAGGGGTTCTGGCAGTCCTGTGGAGTGACACAGAGGGGATGACCTGAGATGACATTACACACAGAGCTTGGccaatatttattaaataaatacataaataaataaataaataacaacagTGCCTCTCTCCAAACCGATGTGTGTTCCAgcgtaaaaaaaaactaacagaGAAACAGCAATGACTCAGACTAATGACATATTAACAAGACACTGGAGTAGAACACTGACTTTAGAAGACCAGGACTGTTGCTTGCTTGTTTTCTCACATCAAAACCAGCTGTGGTGGGGCAGGGAAAGTGAGTCGAGGGTGTGAGTCAACGAACACGATCTCTCAGCAACCACTCGAGCTGGCCAAGTCCGGTGGCTACGGACATGGACGTGGACAGACGTGAAGCTCTCTGCTAGACCCATTAGAGGGAAGTCTGACTAAGACCACATGGAGCTCTGAGAATGACGAAACTGTGAATGTACCGGCATGATGAACACTATGAGCCAGAGGCTGTAATCCACAGTACTCTGTCGGACTCACCGGCAATCACCACTTACCCTCGCTGGGAGAGTGGCTTCTAAGCGCCTGAGCTGCAGCCAAGAGTATGATGGAAGGCTGGCTGAGGAGGCTGTCAGTGAGTTTGTTTGTTGTCATTTGTTTGTGTAACCTGAGCGCTAAATGTTCTTTTATGGATCATTATTATTGTCTTTTATGGGTGAGGCTGAGCCATCCTCCTTAGAGACATTTAGAACTCAATTGCTCTGTGTTCTTGGAAGGCCTGTTTCCCAGAATTCTTTCTTTGTTTAGGAATAATGAGCAACACAGAAGATTGCATCCTTAAACTTACAAGCTTGATGAGTTGCTAGGTCAACAACATTTTTTTAATAAGTTGACAAACTGTTGATCAGTGTTTCACCCAAGCCCAAGATGACACCCAGaaatgtcttgttttgtcaACGCGCCAAAGACATTCCATTTACAGTAAGTCAGTAAACCAGACAATTTTCAAGCTGAAATCAAAGTTTTGATCCCCCCCCCTTAAAAACGACTGAATCTGATTAATCTATTACAAAAACTAATTgctgattaatttaataattgacaAGTAAAAGATGAATTGTTGCAGCCATAAATCTAAATATTCACAATCTTCCATTCCAACTACAAAACGATAAACCCAGCAACGCCCTGTTCAAAACTCCCATTAGACTAAGATCAGCCACACATACATTAGACTACCTCGTGAGCTCTGATTGGTCAGTAACAACGCAgtctatttatttatccatTCAGAACAACTGCGGGTGGGGGTTTGTGccgggattcgaacccacgacTTTTAGTGGCTACTGTATGCTAGTCAAGTTCCTTAGCCACTAGGCTACTGCCGATCTACTGCCAAgcaaaattcttgaatttccccttgggaagaaagaaagaaagaaagaaactatgtatgtacgtatctatctatctatctatccaatcTTACCTTCGCAGATCCGCAGTCACACTCCTCTCCGGTGTCCAGCACTCCGTTCCCACACGCGGCGCCGCCGTACAGCGAGTCCGGCCTGGGAGCGTCCAGCAGGCAGCTGACACTGGGGCTCTGCAGGAACTCACTCAGCTGCTTCAGACTACAGTCACTAAAGAGCTTCGGGAACGTCCAGCTGAGAATGACCACAGACAGAGAAACGGAGAGAGAATAGTTGGGGTCCTGTGACTGAACTGGTAGCGAAACAAGAGCAACAGAGGATAGAGGAGAGCCTGCGCACCTTGATAAGTTATAGCCTACTGCAGGTAcagctataactatatatactcttttgatcccgtgagggaaatttggtctctgcatttatcccaatctgtgaattagtgaaacacactcagcacacagtgagcacacagtgaggtgaagcacacactaatccgggcgcagtgagctgcctgctacaacagcggcgctcggggagcagtgagctcTAGGTGCCTTGCTaaagtgcctactggtcggggttcgaaccggcaacccttcggttacaagtccgacgcgctaaccagtaggccacggctgccccggtAAAACAGCTACACAAGTACAACTTAAATACAAGTAAACGCTTACGGACGCTTCTCAACAGTCGCCACCATCAGACACTTCCTCTCAGTGGGCCCACAGCTGCAGTCAGGATCGTCGTGCGTCATGCCCAAGTTGTGGCCCATCTCATGGGCAATGGTGGCAGCCAAGGCGAGAGCGTTCTCGTGATAGTCCTGGACCCAGACAAGAGTTAATGACCCCAGAGGAcattacacatcacacatcactccATGTTCCACTGCTAAGAATGTGGGTACAGCACcacatatggttatggttatgggatttggcttTGTCGAAAgcaacatacaaataacaacaatacaatagttaaattgaacagtaaacaattaaaaaagttggtaagactacatacaacaatacaacaatagcctaatagcctaatgaaaataaacaaatactatacTGGTAATATACAAAACAATACCGCATAAGAAACGCTTGATAAACTAAGTGATAACAAGTAATAAACCTATAACacaattaagggaacacttacagttttccacaattgttaaaacacattttttgaaaccttctaCCCTTTTCTctattctcaaactacattcacagaatatCTGACAGTTGTTGcgaaataaaacactcgcctcaaaagttttacttgtgctcagaaccaagtACTGATGCAGTGTCTAATGGTTATATATGCTAATGGTTATATATGCTGTCATGTGTTCTGTGTAACACATGACAGCATATATAACGTGACATATATTCCAAACCCCATTCAAACATATGGAATCAGTTGCTTATCTAATAATCAAGTAGCAATAATACCATAACATCACAGAGAGCATCATCACCTCATCCACAGACTGGCATGGGAGCTCAGACAGTCGCCCCAAAAGGAAATTAAAAAGAGGGTTGTCACCCAAGCCTCTGACATAATTGCACTCTGAGTCCACTTTTTGCACTCTGAGCGCACCTTAAACTGTGCTACCAAAATAATCAGAGACCCTCTTATACAAACAACCACTTCAGCTTCTTCGTCTCTGGAGGACGCTAAAGGTCCACGCAAACTGAAACTACACGTTTCAAATATAGATTCTTCCCTTCAGCAATCAGACTCCCACTCCCAACACTACAAAACTGATTtatattgttttctttttttccctttcttttcccCATTACTGGATTGAGCTACCTTTTTCTGTAACAACAATTACCACCAACATTGtggcaataaagtatatctatctatctatctaaacagtAATCAATAAAAATGATTGATTGCAATACCCTACCTGGTTAACGCCGCATGATTTGTCTGTGCACATAGCATTTCTGGTTGCGAAGCCAACAGTGTCACTGAAAAAATCAATACCGCTGTGGAGAGAAACCAGTAAAGAGAAGAAGATCCAGAGTGTTAGTCACACATTTCATCATGGCACTGACAGAACAGTCGTCATGTACAGAATGCACGTACAtctactgctcaaaaaaattaagggaacacttcaatcatacactgcaTCAGTacttggttctgagcacaagtaaaacttttgaggcgagtgttttatttcgCAACAACTGTCAGatattctgtgaatgtagtttgagaatagAGAAAAGGGtagaaggtttcaaaaaatgtgttttaacaattgtggaaaactgtaagtgttcccttaattgttttgagcagtatatatatatatatatatatatatatatattacaataGGTGTCAAATACTGGACGatgcaaaagaaaaagaaaaaaatatccgCACGATGTATCTCACGAAGACTAGAGTGGTCAAAATGTTGTACCAATAATTCACCTttgggagcaaagaagacagTGTGCAGaatttttttctttcactgaCAGAAAAGTAAAAATGTCAGCCATACTCACGTGACAAACATTGCATTGTCGTGGCGAGCCCTAGGGACAAGGTCATTCAGGCGCCATTCAATGAAGCGGTCAAGGGTTCTCCCCTCATCACCATGGACCATGAACTTGTCCTGTTGTGTCCACACTTCAAGGCCGACCAGCAGGACTCGGATATTTACAGCTTGGTAATACTGAGGAGCACAGAGAGGAACGGAGAATTCCAGGATGTTCAGTACATTGCTTTTGTTATCTCACttttcattcaaacacacacgtacagataTAACACAGAGGGCTAACttcacacacttatacacttaGTAATATAACAACAAGACAGATGAGATAATAATGTACTGCATAataaaagaagaggaggaagaagaagaacaagaaagaaggaaagaaatataaaaatatCTTAAGAACAAAAAGAGTTCTCAGTTTAGATCGTATTTGACAAGGTGTTTTGAAAAACCAAGACCGATctttaaatgtttaaaataaTTGTGGGACATTAGTTTTGAGCTTAAAAAGGAAGCATTACAAGTGAAAGCATTACAAAAGGGTGAAAAGGTTCATTACCAAGTCGATGTGATTGACTACATCTTGTATCCTCGCTCGCACATTCTCGAAGGTCTTATATTTGAGGAACTGCGGATTAATATTCAGACATACAAACCTCACAAAGACAGCACATAGCAACAACACATACATTTTCATCAAATTAAAGATATAAATGTAAGCTATTGCTTGAAGTACTGTATGAATTGGACACATACCTCCATATTGTCAACCACCATGTACAATTCCACATAACGGGGTGTATTGAAATGTGGCTTGTTTTGCTGAAAGAGGAGCACAAGAGTAAGATTGGTTACTTTCAGATTCACCaaacgtacatacatacatactttatactgtatgtgcgagCTACTCCATATTTGACCTCAATATTGATACTATGGATAAAATATGAACAATACTGGTAATATGACCCTCACAAGACTCTATGCTCCTCCTAACATCTATTCTGCCATAAGAGCTCACACTTTAAACCTGGTCTGAGTCAACTTTATTGCCAATTTCTCCACATGTACCAGACATacagaagaaggaaaaaaaaaattctcccaCAGTGAAAGAAATAAAGTGCAcacatttctttatttcttgTGCACTTTATTTcattcaccgtgggatagagagaaaagatTTTTTCGATTCTTCTGTATGTTTGGTACATGTggagaaattgacaataaagctgactttgactttgatctgATCAGTTGTCTATCTGTAAGAATAAACATCTGTACTTATGTTTATGGtgtttggcagatgcttttctGCTGTACTAATTCTGCTTTATGCTTAATTTCTCTTATTGATACAcaattaaaacattaacattaaagctgcagttggcaagtctgacagattgaggggatttagccaacatttttaatgtttacaactctcatgcccctcccccaataccaccgagtttgtgctcgtcagtgcgcaccagactgtgattgacagtcagatctcacacagtcCTGCTCTGATTAGACCAGAAGaactgggagctgtggatttttgcaaaacaagtaacaggctctaggtggaggtagaagtgtgtttttttttctaaaaccggctgatttatgttgttctgtcagagcatagtgtcggtttcagtgaatatgatcgaaaatcttgccaactgcagctttaactttTGTCTCAAGGTGCTTTACAGAAGACACTGGCCTGAACCCAGGACACACAGGCGCCGCACAGGTGAGAGAAGATTATAATCCAGACGCACAGGTGAGAAAGGATCAAGCGGCTGATGTTACCTGGCCATTAGGCCTGAAGACTCCTGCTGCCCTGGGCTGGATAAAACTGCTGTCCTCCTCGGTGCTGTTGGAAAGGCCACATTTGGCTGTTCGGCCCCTCATGTGCTGGGGCTTGTAGATGGCGTGGTCCCCCTCTGGGCCCTCTTCCAGCGGCTCAATCAGGTACACCTGCTGCGCCGCCCGCAGGAAACCGCTGAATAAAcagtgaaacaaaaaaaaataaattcaaaaaTGTCTACAGGTTTTCTTGCCTGGTGGAGTTTACACTTTCTGTGGGATTGATAAGAATGGGTttttgtggggtgtgtgtgtgtgtgtgtgtgtgtgtgtgtgtgtgtgggggggggggtccaagtCTTCCTGTGCCAAGTTCCACTTCCTTTTGGAGAACTTGAGGCACAAatcaaaccaaaaaaaaaaaatccagcaaATCTATGCAACTCGCAAATATTGCATCAACCCTGAAAAAAACTCAGCTAGAACTCTTTCTCACAGTTGTCTTTCTCTTGCAAAATACCTGTTGGCCACCTCCTGGGTGAGGTGACAGTTGCGCAATAAGGAAGGGATTGGTTCTCATGTTGACTTAAAAGgtaccataaaaaaaaaaactcgaaATGTGTCCACATCGGAATTTGTCGTGACAGCTTATGAAGTCATGATTTCCTATTAATCAAGTTTACAGAACTTGATTTCTCACAGTGCTTGATTTCAAAGCAGCGAAACGTAAAATGTCAAAAGTACAGAGACTTTTC from Alosa sapidissima isolate fAloSap1 chromosome 24, fAloSap1.pri, whole genome shotgun sequence encodes:
- the adam8b gene encoding zinc metalloproteinase-disintegrin-like MTP9 codes for the protein MGHMLIVLFAISISAVFSDFVRPLSHVSHYEVVRPVKLNSRSRRSISEQDGAVKQYPDELQYELHLDGRNHTVHLEKNRLLIGNNYSETHYNQDGTRVTTFPNFEDHCYYHGHIQGLEDSSVSVGVCKGISGFLRAAQQVYLIEPLEEGPEGDHAIYKPQHMRGRTAKCGLSNSTEEDSSFIQPRAAGVFRPNGQQNKPHFNTPRYVELYMVVDNMEFLKYKTFENVRARIQDVVNHIDLYYQAVNIRVLLVGLEVWTQQDKFMVHGDEGRTLDRFIEWRLNDLVPRARHDNAMFVTGIDFFSDTVGFATRNAMCTDKSCGVNQDYHENALALAATIAHEMGHNLGMTHDDPDCSCGPTERKCLMVATVEKRPWTFPKLFSDCSLKQLSEFLQSPSVSCLLDAPRPDSLYGGAACGNGVLDTGEECDCGSAKDCQNPCCDASTCRLTAGSVCADGECCEQCQIKQPGSVCRAAAHDCDLAEYCTGSSGACPEDSFKMNGVECNYGRGYCYNGMCPSAEGQCKRLWGPGAQAPPECFHYNLKGVAEGHCGVSGRKYKRCSDRDMVCGKLFCMGGNKIPFVGRGGGWTSRECFFVTDDTDIHGFGMVPTGTKCGLNKVCYDQMCQDINVYGNENCAEKCNNHGVCNHKGECHCDIGWAPPDCSSRGYETHGNSAVIIGVSAAGAVILLLALLVAVTRLCKKGKATRFFCKKKPHSGKLTPSYQRDLASDGQLTQPLHISQPVFMETTSKRIDGPTVITVMPSRQAPSPPTNSPRLPSQGHNTQMRPMPPPKPSPAAPAKLAHKPSPPPVPPVKPSVANGDWNHTQSGTGKPAWRPPTIPR